In one window of Haloimpatiens sp. FM7315 DNA:
- a CDS encoding V-type ATP synthase subunit E: MANIDNLVGKIIEESENKKNEILANAKNEEQGIIKERIQKAETKKAEMLEKAEMEAISKKERIVSSSQLKVRNEKLEAKQKMIEKVFEEAVEKLADLPKEDFLKYVETKILSLDICGDESLILNSKGKEIVSENFVEDINKKLLNEGKKGSIKLNSQTRNFKGGFILEKNGIEINNTFEALVSAMKDELEYEVATVLFS, from the coding sequence ATGGCTAATATAGATAATTTAGTAGGTAAAATAATAGAAGAATCCGAAAATAAGAAAAATGAAATCTTAGCTAATGCCAAAAATGAAGAACAAGGAATAATAAAAGAAAGAATTCAAAAAGCTGAAACAAAGAAAGCAGAGATGCTTGAGAAAGCTGAAATGGAGGCTATTTCTAAGAAAGAGAGAATAGTTTCTAGTTCTCAGCTTAAAGTAAGAAATGAAAAACTAGAAGCAAAGCAAAAAATGATTGAAAAAGTTTTTGAAGAAGCTGTAGAGAAACTAGCTGATTTACCAAAAGAAGATTTCTTAAAATATGTAGAGACAAAAATACTTTCTTTAGATATTTGCGGTGATGAAAGTTTAATATTAAACAGTAAAGGCAAAGAAATTGTATCAGAGAATTTTGTTGAAGACATAAACAAGAAATTATTAAATGAAGGTAAAAAAGGAAGCATTAAATTAAATAGCCAAACTAGAAATTTTAAAGGCGGATTTATTTTAGAAAAGAATGGCATAGAAATTAATAATACTTTTGAAGCTTTAGTAAGTGCTATGAAAGATGAGTTGGAGTACGAAGTGGCAACGGTATTATTTAGTTAA
- a CDS encoding V-type ATP synthase subunit K → MENMTWINFFLNNNGGMVFALLGAALAVGLAGIGSAKGIGTVGEAACGLMTEEPEKFGKTFLLVALPGTQGLYGFVIALILFTKIGIFGGKAPGFDLGLKYFMACLPVALAGLKSGIAQGRVAASGIQILAKRPNDVMKGIIYAVMVETYAVLGFVASLFMILFVK, encoded by the coding sequence ATGGAAAATATGACATGGATAAATTTCTTTCTAAACAATAACGGTGGTATGGTTTTTGCATTATTAGGTGCTGCATTAGCAGTAGGTTTAGCAGGTATAGGTTCTGCAAAAGGTATTGGAACAGTAGGAGAGGCTGCTTGTGGTCTTATGACTGAAGAGCCTGAAAAGTTTGGTAAAACTTTCTTATTAGTTGCACTTCCAGGTACACAAGGTCTTTATGGATTCGTTATAGCCTTAATATTATTTACAAAAATAGGTATATTTGGTGGAAAAGCACCAGGTTTTGATTTAGGACTTAAATACTTTATGGCTTGTTTACCAGTTGCATTAGCAGGTTTAAAATCAGGTATAGCTCAAGGTAGAGTTGCAGCATCAGGAATTCAAATTTTAGCTAAGAGACCAAATGATGTAATGAAGGGTATTATATACGCTGTTATGGTTGAAACTTATGCAGTTTTAGGTTTCGTTGCATCATTATTTATGATTTTATTTGTAAAATAG